One segment of Mycolicibacterium sp. YH-1 DNA contains the following:
- a CDS encoding acyl-CoA dehydrogenase family protein has protein sequence MDLNWSPADLEFRDEVRAFLRDKLTPDLQRAGRLATSVYSDHEASLKWQATLHERGWAAPAWPVEYGGCDWSLTQHYVFSRESTLAGAPSLSPMGIRMVAHAIVAYGTPQQKEYFLPRILTGEVFFCQGYSEPESGSDLASLTMAAVDDGDDLVCTGSKIWTTHAQEANWMFALVRTTRSAKKQQGITFVLIDMSAPGIEIRPLVMTSGEEIQNQVFFDDVRVPKSNVIGRIDDGWTVAKYLLEFERGGGANAPALQVAAENVATSAASAPGPSGGRLIDDPGFARRLAEARIRTDVLEILEYRVLAALAGGGHPGSDSSMLKILSTELSQTLTGLAMEAAGPRGRVYQPHATCPGGPVAEFVPPSDGYVSGQPWQAVAPLRYFNDRAGSIYAGSNEIQRNILAKAALGL, from the coding sequence ATGGACCTGAACTGGTCGCCGGCCGACCTTGAGTTCCGCGACGAGGTACGCGCGTTTCTGCGCGACAAGCTGACTCCCGATCTGCAACGGGCGGGCCGCCTCGCGACGAGCGTCTACAGCGATCACGAGGCCAGTCTGAAGTGGCAGGCCACACTTCACGAGCGTGGATGGGCCGCGCCTGCCTGGCCGGTCGAGTACGGCGGCTGCGACTGGAGCCTGACGCAGCATTACGTGTTCAGCCGTGAGTCGACCCTGGCCGGTGCTCCGTCACTGTCGCCGATGGGCATCCGAATGGTGGCCCACGCGATCGTCGCCTACGGCACGCCGCAGCAGAAGGAGTACTTCCTGCCGCGGATCCTGACCGGTGAGGTGTTCTTCTGCCAGGGCTACTCGGAGCCCGAATCCGGTTCCGACCTCGCATCCTTGACGATGGCAGCGGTCGATGACGGTGACGACCTGGTGTGCACCGGCAGCAAGATCTGGACCACGCACGCCCAGGAGGCCAACTGGATGTTCGCCCTGGTCCGCACGACACGGTCGGCCAAGAAGCAGCAGGGCATCACATTCGTTCTGATCGATATGAGCGCGCCCGGCATTGAGATCCGCCCGTTGGTGATGACATCGGGCGAGGAGATCCAGAACCAGGTCTTCTTCGACGACGTACGGGTGCCCAAGTCCAACGTCATCGGTCGCATCGACGACGGGTGGACCGTCGCCAAGTACCTCCTCGAGTTCGAACGTGGCGGCGGAGCCAATGCCCCGGCGCTGCAAGTGGCTGCCGAGAATGTCGCCACCAGCGCAGCATCTGCCCCGGGCCCCTCTGGTGGGCGGCTCATCGACGACCCGGGATTCGCCCGCAGACTGGCCGAGGCCAGAATTCGCACCGACGTGCTCGAGATCCTCGAGTACCGGGTGCTGGCGGCTTTGGCCGGCGGAGGGCACCCCGGATCGGACTCTTCGATGCTCAAGATCCTGAGCACCGAGCTAAGTCAGACGCTCACCGGGTTGGCGATGGAGGCCGCGGGTCCACGGGGTCGCGTCTACCAGCCACACGCCACGTGCCCGGGCGGACCGGTGGCCGAGTTCGTGCCGCCGTCCGACGGATACGTCAGCGGCCAGCCGTGGCAGGCGGTGGCCCCGCTGCGGTACTTCAACGACCGCGCTGGGTCGATCTATGCGGGAAGCAACGAGATTCAGCGCAACATCCTGGCCAAGGCTGCTCTCGGACTCTAG
- a CDS encoding acyl-CoA dehydrogenase family protein, producing MDFTISNEQTLLRDGLTKFLATRYDLASSREAAKTGTGWQPDIWRAFADELGIIGAALPEEAGGIGGGPVEVMVIAEALGHALVIEPYVETAVVAAGLLLRAGGRTAMSVLERLAAGETIVALAAAEAESGDDWHQIATTARPDGDEWVLDGGKIVAVAAPLATHLLVTATSPAGPSLFLVDVAHAGPGLELHSYRTIDDRRAADLTLSGLRLPSTALLGEDGKAWPSLEQARDEGATAVCAEAVGCMRRVLADTIEYSKQRHQFGQPIGGFQVLQHRMVDMYMEVEQSVAAVYLAVLNLEADATTRARAVSAAKATIGRAARFVGENAVQLHGGMGMTEELAIGHYFKRLTAVQYEFGSTDYHVARYAELTSG from the coding sequence ATGGACTTCACCATCTCCAATGAGCAGACGTTGCTGCGCGACGGGCTCACCAAGTTTCTGGCGACCCGCTACGACCTGGCGAGCAGCCGGGAGGCGGCCAAGACTGGCACCGGGTGGCAGCCCGACATCTGGCGCGCGTTCGCCGACGAACTCGGCATCATCGGCGCCGCACTTCCCGAAGAGGCCGGCGGCATCGGCGGCGGGCCCGTCGAGGTGATGGTGATCGCTGAGGCACTGGGCCACGCGTTGGTCATCGAACCGTACGTGGAAACCGCCGTGGTGGCCGCGGGTCTACTGCTGCGGGCCGGCGGCCGCACCGCCATGAGCGTGCTGGAGCGGTTGGCCGCTGGAGAGACGATCGTGGCACTGGCCGCCGCCGAGGCCGAGTCCGGTGACGACTGGCATCAGATCGCCACCACCGCCCGACCCGACGGTGACGAGTGGGTGCTCGACGGCGGCAAGATCGTGGCCGTGGCCGCACCCCTGGCGACCCACCTTCTGGTCACCGCGACGAGCCCGGCGGGCCCCTCGCTGTTCCTCGTCGACGTCGCGCACGCCGGGCCGGGCTTGGAACTGCACTCCTACCGCACGATTGACGACCGGCGCGCAGCCGATCTCACCCTGTCCGGCCTACGCCTGCCCTCAACGGCACTCCTGGGTGAGGACGGCAAGGCCTGGCCGTCGCTCGAGCAGGCGCGTGACGAAGGCGCGACCGCGGTGTGCGCCGAAGCCGTCGGATGCATGCGAAGGGTTCTGGCCGACACGATCGAGTACAGCAAGCAGCGCCATCAGTTCGGCCAGCCGATCGGCGGCTTCCAGGTCCTGCAACACCGGATGGTGGACATGTACATGGAGGTTGAGCAGTCGGTGGCCGCTGTCTACCTCGCGGTCCTCAACCTCGAGGCCGACGCGACGACACGTGCCCGTGCGGTGTCTGCCGCGAAGGCCACTATCGGTCGCGCTGCGCGGTTCGTCGGAGAGAACGCGGTTCAGCTGCACGGCGGTATGGGCATGACCGAGGAACTGGCGATCGGCCACTACTTCAAGCGGCTCACCGCCGTTCAGTACGAGTTCGGCTCGACTGACTATCACGTCGCGCGGTACGCGGAGTTGACTTCGGGGTGA
- a CDS encoding DMT family transporter: MSPRGWALFAAMSVIWGIPYLLIKVAVEGVSVPVLVLARTAIGAAVLLPLTLRRSAWAPVLRHWRPALTFAFFEIIAAWLLLSDAERHISSSLTGLLIAASPIIAAVLSRLTGGESRLGPMRIAGLAVGLAGVAVLAGPGLTGGSAWPVTEVLLVATCYAIAPLVAARYLGDVPTLPLTAGCLTVAALVYTGPAVATWPDEMPTTRVLLALAALAVVCTALAFIVFFALIREVGGSRALVFTYVNPAVALAAGVIILNEPLTAFNVAGLALILAGSVLATRRPTGEQVAVADPARR; encoded by the coding sequence GTGAGCCCGCGGGGGTGGGCGCTGTTCGCTGCGATGAGCGTCATCTGGGGTATCCCATACCTGCTCATCAAGGTTGCGGTCGAGGGTGTTTCGGTACCGGTCCTGGTGCTGGCCCGCACGGCGATCGGAGCCGCCGTGCTGCTGCCGTTGACGCTGCGCCGTTCCGCGTGGGCGCCGGTGCTGCGGCATTGGCGTCCGGCACTGACGTTCGCGTTCTTCGAGATCATCGCGGCCTGGCTGCTGCTGTCGGACGCCGAGCGGCACATCTCGAGTTCGTTGACCGGTCTGCTGATTGCCGCGTCACCGATCATCGCGGCGGTGCTGAGTCGGCTCACTGGCGGCGAATCACGGCTCGGCCCAATGCGTATCGCAGGCCTCGCAGTCGGGCTCGCGGGTGTGGCGGTACTCGCGGGCCCGGGTCTCACCGGTGGGAGCGCCTGGCCGGTGACCGAGGTTCTTCTGGTGGCAACCTGCTACGCCATTGCGCCGCTGGTGGCCGCGCGCTATCTCGGTGACGTGCCGACGTTGCCACTGACCGCGGGCTGCCTGACGGTCGCCGCGCTGGTGTACACCGGGCCAGCCGTCGCCACCTGGCCGGACGAAATGCCCACCACCCGTGTGCTGCTGGCGCTCGCTGCGCTGGCAGTGGTTTGCACGGCGCTGGCATTCATCGTGTTCTTCGCGTTGATTCGCGAGGTGGGCGGATCTCGCGCGTTGGTGTTCACCTACGTCAATCCCGCCGTCGCGCTGGCCGCGGGCGTGATCATCCTCAACGAGCCGCTGACCGCCTTCAACGTGGCCGGTCTCGCACTGATCCTCGCGGGGTCGGTGCTGGCGACAAGACGACCGACCGGCGAGCAGGTCGCTGTCGCTGATCCTGCCCGACGCTGA
- a CDS encoding siderophore-interacting protein, producing the protein MNFARATVAEISALNARLRRVVFDVPDLRHIGLPDVADAAVGIYLPSDDQRHTPDAQCIDGVWGYHDEQTAPQGRNYSVRFHDAGANRITVDVVLHTRGPGSDWARRTVPGDTVVISHARSWYRPQEGTDWQLLVADLAGLPALARIIAESSSQERILAIVEVHDENDLAYLPSRSHVSLASAVGSGNGRPGSRLTQLVADQPLPPGRGYCWFAGEAAQSRAVRKHVRALGWTTEQFDIVGYWRHDSESWDAKFADVGSELVAVYEKALADGKGDKIASEEFDEALERAGL; encoded by the coding sequence ATGAACTTCGCACGGGCCACGGTTGCAGAGATCTCGGCGCTGAACGCTCGGCTGCGCAGGGTTGTGTTCGACGTGCCCGACCTGCGGCACATCGGGCTCCCCGACGTCGCCGACGCCGCGGTGGGCATCTATCTCCCCAGCGACGATCAACGGCACACCCCGGACGCGCAGTGCATCGATGGCGTATGGGGTTACCACGATGAGCAGACCGCACCGCAGGGTCGCAACTACTCGGTGCGATTCCATGACGCGGGGGCCAATCGCATCACGGTCGACGTCGTCCTGCACACCCGCGGACCCGGCAGCGACTGGGCCCGGCGCACCGTTCCCGGTGACACCGTGGTCATCAGCCACGCGCGGTCCTGGTACCGGCCGCAGGAGGGCACGGACTGGCAGCTGCTCGTCGCCGACCTCGCCGGACTTCCAGCACTGGCCCGCATCATCGCCGAGTCCTCCTCGCAGGAACGGATTCTGGCGATCGTCGAGGTGCACGACGAGAACGACCTGGCGTATCTGCCGAGCCGTTCCCACGTGTCACTGGCGTCCGCGGTCGGGTCCGGTAACGGCCGCCCCGGCAGCAGGCTCACGCAACTCGTCGCCGACCAGCCGCTCCCACCGGGTCGCGGCTACTGCTGGTTCGCCGGCGAGGCCGCCCAGTCTCGCGCCGTGCGAAAGCACGTCCGGGCGCTCGGCTGGACCACCGAGCAGTTCGACATCGTCGGGTACTGGCGTCACGACTCGGAGTCCTGGGACGCGAAGTTCGCCGACGTCGGAAGCGAACTGGTGGCCGTGTACGAGAAGGCCCTGGCCGATGGCAAGGGCGACAAGATCGCCTCCGAGGAGTTCGACGAGGCCCTCGAGCGGGCTGGGCTCTAG
- a CDS encoding iron ABC transporter permease encodes MTATTAPPSGVAGTHRRRLLGLAVAAALVVITCAASLAIGTENIAPSVVWDALTDYRDVGDQWVVRDLRIPRTALALVVGAALGLSGAVIQAVARNPLADTGVLGINSGASLFVVTAVSFLGLRGVWSYIWFAFAGALVAMVLVYLIGWSGRSTANPVRVLLAGVAVGAVLDGISFTVRLRNPRAFDNMRFWDTGALDGRGLEVTAATAPFIAVGVVLCIVISRSLNATSLGDELAAALGGNVVRVQALSLVAVTLLAGAATAGAGPIGFVGLMVPHLVRRFVGPDWRWIMAYSTLAAPALLLVADIVGRVVVRPAELPAGIVTAFIGAPVLIWVIRRRGDWQR; translated from the coding sequence GTGACGGCGACCACGGCACCCCCCTCGGGCGTGGCAGGCACCCACCGGCGAAGACTCCTCGGCCTGGCAGTCGCCGCCGCACTCGTCGTGATCACCTGCGCCGCAAGCCTTGCGATCGGCACGGAGAACATCGCGCCGTCCGTCGTGTGGGATGCACTCACCGACTACCGGGACGTCGGCGACCAGTGGGTGGTCCGCGACCTCCGTATCCCTCGGACCGCGCTGGCTTTGGTCGTCGGCGCCGCACTGGGTCTGTCGGGTGCGGTGATCCAAGCCGTCGCGCGCAATCCGCTGGCCGATACCGGGGTCCTCGGAATCAACTCGGGCGCCAGCCTGTTCGTCGTGACCGCGGTGTCCTTCCTCGGCCTGCGCGGCGTCTGGTCCTACATCTGGTTCGCGTTCGCGGGTGCGCTCGTCGCGATGGTGCTGGTGTATCTGATCGGGTGGTCCGGCCGCTCGACGGCCAACCCTGTGCGCGTCCTGCTCGCAGGCGTCGCGGTCGGCGCCGTACTGGACGGCATCTCGTTCACCGTCAGGCTGCGCAATCCGCGCGCCTTCGACAACATGCGGTTCTGGGACACCGGCGCACTCGACGGCCGTGGTCTCGAGGTGACCGCGGCCACCGCACCGTTCATCGCCGTCGGCGTGGTGCTGTGCATCGTCATCAGCCGGTCGCTGAACGCGACGTCGTTGGGCGACGAACTCGCGGCAGCACTGGGCGGCAACGTGGTTCGTGTCCAGGCGCTGAGTCTGGTTGCGGTCACGCTGCTGGCCGGGGCAGCGACCGCGGGAGCCGGACCCATCGGGTTCGTCGGCCTGATGGTGCCGCACCTGGTGCGCCGATTCGTCGGTCCCGACTGGCGCTGGATCATGGCGTACTCGACGCTCGCCGCACCCGCTCTGCTGCTGGTCGCCGATATCGTCGGCCGGGTCGTGGTGCGTCCGGCCGAGTTACCCGCGGGCATCGTGACCGCATTCATCGGGGCACCGGTGCTGATCTGGGTGATCCGGCGCCGCGGGGACTGGCAGCGATGA
- a CDS encoding iron chelate uptake ABC transporter family permease subunit has translation MTTAPTTPPDADIPRARRHVVARGRSWSLRVPLRTAVVVTALIVAGLGLIVVATGTGTYPVAPADVLGVLVGSNTGFDRVVVLEWRLPRASMAVLVGAALGMSGAIFQALTRNPLGSPDIIGLNVGAYTGALIGIVVLGGGYYATAGSALVGGLVTALVVYLLSFKGGISGFRLIIVGIAVGAVLSSVNQWIIIRIDLHAAVTAAVWQQGSLNGLTWSQAGPMAALVCVSTIALVAMGLRLQILQMGDDVAGGLGVNANQARIGYLLVGTALVAVAAAAAGPITFIALAAPQIGRRLTGSAGVSMVPSAATGAFLLLASDVLAQRAFAPTELPVGAVTVVFGGMYLVYLLVAQGRRA, from the coding sequence ATGACAACCGCGCCGACCACTCCCCCCGATGCGGACATCCCTCGGGCACGCCGTCACGTGGTGGCACGCGGGCGGTCGTGGTCGCTGCGCGTGCCGTTGCGCACCGCCGTGGTGGTCACCGCGTTGATTGTCGCCGGACTCGGTCTCATCGTCGTCGCCACAGGGACGGGCACCTATCCGGTGGCCCCCGCCGACGTCCTCGGCGTCCTCGTCGGCTCCAACACCGGTTTCGATCGCGTCGTCGTCCTGGAATGGCGGTTGCCGCGTGCCTCGATGGCGGTGCTCGTCGGCGCCGCACTCGGCATGTCCGGAGCCATCTTTCAGGCGCTTACGCGAAACCCGCTGGGCAGTCCGGACATCATCGGTCTCAACGTCGGCGCGTACACCGGTGCGCTGATCGGCATCGTCGTCCTGGGCGGCGGGTACTACGCAACGGCCGGTAGCGCGCTCGTCGGCGGGTTGGTCACCGCACTGGTGGTTTACCTGCTCTCCTTCAAGGGCGGGATCTCGGGATTTCGGCTCATCATCGTCGGCATCGCCGTCGGCGCCGTGCTCAGTTCGGTGAACCAGTGGATCATCATCCGGATTGACCTGCATGCGGCAGTCACCGCCGCCGTCTGGCAGCAGGGCAGCCTCAACGGTCTGACGTGGAGCCAGGCCGGGCCGATGGCAGCACTAGTGTGTGTGTCCACGATTGCCCTGGTCGCCATGGGCCTTCGGTTACAGATCCTGCAGATGGGCGATGACGTGGCCGGTGGTCTTGGCGTCAACGCCAACCAGGCCAGGATCGGCTACCTGCTTGTTGGAACCGCACTGGTCGCCGTCGCCGCCGCGGCCGCGGGCCCCATCACGTTCATCGCGTTGGCCGCACCGCAGATCGGCCGCCGTCTCACCGGGAGCGCCGGAGTGTCGATGGTGCCGTCAGCGGCGACGGGCGCCTTCCTGCTATTGGCCAGTGACGTTCTCGCGCAACGGGCTTTCGCACCCACCGAGTTGCCGGTCGGGGCGGTGACCGTAGTGTTCGGTGGGATGTACCTGGTGTATCTGCTCGTCGCGCAGGGGCGGCGCGCGTGA
- a CDS encoding ABC transporter ATP-binding protein, which translates to MTETPRLAASRLSIGYDGRPVIHDLSVDIPDHALTAIVGPNACGKSTLLRGLARLLKPADGQVLLDGGDIRALHTKEVARRLGLMPQSSTAPDGITVADLVSRGRFPHQRVFRQWSTDDERAVASAMAATGTADLGERLVDELSGGQRQRVWIAMVLVQETPLVLLDEPTTFLDIAHQIDVLDLCVALCHEQGRTVVAVLHDLNHACRFADHIIAMKSGHVVAQGNPNDVVTPELVEQVYGLACQIIDDPQTGTPLVIPLASRSRRPSRGDHEARSTH; encoded by the coding sequence GTGACCGAGACCCCAAGGCTCGCGGCGTCGCGGCTGTCCATCGGGTACGACGGGCGTCCCGTGATCCACGACCTCTCCGTGGATATCCCCGATCACGCACTGACCGCGATCGTCGGACCCAACGCATGCGGCAAGTCGACGCTGCTGCGTGGTCTGGCTCGCCTATTGAAACCTGCGGACGGGCAGGTGCTGCTCGACGGCGGCGACATCCGGGCGTTGCACACCAAGGAGGTGGCCCGCCGCCTGGGCCTGATGCCCCAGAGTTCTACGGCACCCGACGGCATCACCGTGGCCGACCTGGTGTCACGGGGCAGATTCCCCCACCAACGTGTGTTCCGGCAGTGGTCCACCGACGACGAACGCGCCGTCGCGTCGGCTATGGCCGCAACGGGCACCGCTGACCTGGGCGAGCGCCTCGTCGACGAACTGTCCGGCGGCCAGCGCCAGCGGGTGTGGATCGCAATGGTGCTGGTGCAGGAGACCCCGCTGGTCCTGCTCGATGAGCCAACCACCTTCCTCGACATCGCGCACCAGATCGATGTGCTCGACCTGTGCGTCGCCTTGTGCCACGAACAGGGCAGGACGGTCGTCGCTGTGCTGCACGATCTCAACCACGCCTGCCGGTTCGCCGATCACATCATCGCCATGAAGTCTGGACACGTTGTCGCCCAAGGTAATCCGAACGACGTCGTAACTCCAGAGCTAGTAGAGCAGGTGTACGGTCTCGCGTGCCAGATCATCGACGACCCGCAGACCGGCACGCCTCTGGTGATCCCACTCGCGTCGCGCTCGAGGCGACCATCGCGAGGCGACCACGAGGCCCGCAGCACCCACTGA
- a CDS encoding ABC transporter substrate-binding protein produces the protein MSKTRSWRNARTVPALLAVVLLAMGLMTACGSDKADDIAGGAQSGSVTVSHKFGETVVPADPQRVVTVGWNDQDFVLALGVIPVAARSFFDNYDKFPWVEKATDGKAIPTWGSDTIDFEAIAKEKPDVIFAIYETIDRPTYDRLSQIAPTVIQSDEYADEETPWNVQLSTTGKALGRESQAQALLDQVNSRIEEAKTSNPEFAGKVLVEDFGPEDGGHYLLGANDPRRSLFSALGFATQDVTGDLSEEKLALLDHDVLFVNGASKEQMLASPAFARLDVVKQDRTLYTSFDSNLSGALTYSGPDALLYAMDKLVPQLGNALNGRPVADLANA, from the coding sequence ATGTCGAAGACGCGAAGCTGGCGGAACGCCCGGACGGTGCCGGCGTTACTGGCCGTGGTTCTGCTCGCGATGGGCCTGATGACCGCATGCGGTAGCGATAAGGCCGACGATATCGCCGGCGGCGCGCAATCCGGTTCAGTCACCGTCTCGCACAAGTTCGGCGAGACCGTGGTCCCCGCGGACCCGCAGCGGGTCGTGACGGTCGGCTGGAACGACCAGGACTTCGTGCTGGCCCTGGGCGTTATCCCGGTGGCAGCACGCTCGTTCTTCGACAACTACGACAAGTTCCCGTGGGTTGAGAAGGCGACCGATGGCAAGGCCATCCCGACGTGGGGTTCCGACACGATCGACTTCGAGGCGATCGCCAAGGAGAAGCCGGACGTGATCTTCGCGATCTACGAGACCATCGACCGGCCGACATACGACCGTCTGTCGCAGATCGCCCCCACCGTGATCCAGTCAGACGAGTACGCCGATGAGGAGACGCCGTGGAACGTTCAGCTGTCGACCACAGGTAAGGCCCTGGGCAGGGAATCGCAGGCACAGGCCCTGCTCGATCAGGTCAACTCGCGCATCGAGGAGGCCAAGACATCCAACCCGGAGTTCGCGGGCAAGGTTCTGGTCGAGGACTTCGGCCCAGAGGACGGCGGGCACTACCTGTTGGGTGCCAACGATCCGCGCCGGTCGCTGTTCAGCGCGCTCGGATTCGCGACACAGGACGTCACCGGAGACCTCAGCGAGGAGAAGCTCGCACTGCTCGACCACGACGTGCTGTTCGTCAACGGGGCGTCCAAGGAACAGATGCTTGCCTCACCCGCGTTCGCCCGTCTCGACGTGGTGAAACAGGACCGCACGCTCTACACGTCGTTCGACTCGAACCTCAGTGGCGCACTGACATACAGCGGTCCCGACGCGTTGCTCTATGCGATGGACAAGCTGGTGCCGCAGTTGGGCAACGCGCTCAACGGCAGGCCGGTCGCCGACCTCGCCAACGCCTGA
- a CDS encoding PIN domain nuclease → MALTARFLIDTSAAARMQHPHVGGVLGELIEAGLVATTAALDAEALYSARSADEFARLRDDRRKAFEYIPTNDEDWQSAIDAQYNLALSGRHRSVGVADLLNAVIAGRHGLTILHYDRDFDTAADVLEFGHRWVAERGTL, encoded by the coding sequence GTGGCGTTGACGGCGCGCTTCCTCATCGACACGAGCGCGGCCGCACGTATGCAACACCCGCATGTCGGGGGAGTGCTCGGCGAACTCATCGAGGCCGGACTCGTGGCAACAACCGCTGCGCTGGACGCTGAAGCCCTCTACAGCGCGCGCTCGGCCGATGAGTTCGCGCGCCTGCGCGATGACCGGCGGAAGGCCTTCGAGTACATCCCCACGAACGATGAGGACTGGCAGAGCGCGATCGACGCACAGTACAACCTGGCGCTGTCCGGGCGGCACCGGTCGGTGGGCGTCGCAGATCTACTCAATGCCGTAATCGCCGGACGCCACGGCCTGACGATTCTGCACTATGACCGCGACTTTGACACGGCTGCAGACGTTCTGGAATTCGGGCATCGCTGGGTCGCTGAACGGGGCACGCTGTGA